A genomic stretch from Limanda limanda chromosome 11, fLimLim1.1, whole genome shotgun sequence includes:
- the LOC133013469 gene encoding LOW QUALITY PROTEIN: C3a anaphylatoxin chemotactic receptor-like (The sequence of the model RefSeq protein was modified relative to this genomic sequence to represent the inferred CDS: inserted 1 base in 1 codon), with protein MMEQMTAFPFYAMNTSNITRRNSSLYEDELRLSLIIFLSLAFVLGVFGNGVVIWVTGFKMKKTVNXFLPLDVTHMALGNHWPFGYFMWELNALVIFLNMYTSVYFLVVISVDRCVSVVWPVWAQNHRSVRKASCLSLGVWIVALILSAPYVIFKDTMSDPDNDGYETPSVKQLRDFRYQTITITRFLLGFVVPFTITVSCYAVIIHHLRRNRTLASQSSRTFKIIAAVITAFFLCWAPYHIMALIEMVNHTAIHSSETLDHVITIGVPIATSLAFLNSCLNPLLYVFMGHDFKEKVRKSILNVLETAFQEEVSRSYTYTNSMVTIRSKEKSVTDAEV; from the exons ATCAAACATCACTAGAAGAAACAGCTCCTTGTACGAAGATGAGCTGAGACTGTCCCTCATCATTTTTTTGTCCCTGGCCTTTGTTCTCGGGGTGTTCGGGAATGGAGTGGTTATCTGGGTGACCGGGTTCAAGATGAAGAAAACCGTTA CCTTCCTGCCCCTGGATGTGACGCACATGGCTCTAGGTAACCACTGGCCATTTGGTTACTTTATGTGGGAACTCAATGCCCTTGTAATATTTTTGAACATGTATACCAGCGTCTACTTCCTGGTGGTGATCAGTGTGGACAGATGTGTTTCTGTGGTGTGGCCCGTCTGGGCCCAGAACCACCGAAGTGTACGGAAGGCTTCCTGCTTGAGCCTGGGTGTTTGGATAGTGGCTCTGATTCTCAGCGCTCCATACGTCATCTTCAAGGACACTATGTCAGACCCTGACAACGACGGCTATGAAACACCATCAGTGAAACAGCTGAGGGATTTTCGATATCAGACCATCACCATCACCCGCTTCCTCCTGGGATTCGTCGTCCCCTTCACCATCACCGTCTCCTGCTATGCCGTCATAATCCATCATCTCAGGAGGAACCGCACCCTGGCCAGCCAATCGAGTCGCACCTTCAAGATCATCGCTGCTGTCATCACCGCTTTCTTCCTGTGCTGGGCGCCGTATCAC ATCATGGCTCTAATCGAGATGGTTAATCACACGGCGATCCACTCGAGTGAAACATTGGACCACGTCATCACTATCGGTGTCCCCATAGCAACCAGCCTGGCCTTTCTCAACAGCTGCCTGAACCCACTGCTGTATGTGTTCATGGGCCACGATTTCAAGGAAAAGGTCCGCAAGTCCATCCTGAACGTGTTGGAGACGGCCTTCCAGGAGGAAGTGTCTCGCTCATATACATACACAAACTCAATGGTGACCATTCGGAGTAAAGAGAAGTCCGTGACTGATGCTGAGGTGTAA
- the LOC133013467 gene encoding chemerin-like receptor 1 — translation MMELMTATPFYAMNTSNITGRNNSLDEEYEENDNKDEHAKLRKSLKIMTLIIFCLAFVLGVFGNGVVIWVTGFKMKKTINTVWFLNLAVADFLFTAFLPLGVTYMALGNHWPFGNFMCRLNALVLSLNMFASVYILVVISVDRCVSVVWPVWAQNHRSVRKASCVSLGVWILALILSTPFFIFRDTVSNPYNKDTILCFNNFTLSDDNKTLSVKQLGHFRHQTMTITRFLLGFVVPFTVIVSCYSVIIHRLRRNRTLASQSSRPFKIIAAIITTFFLCWAPFYSMTVIQLVYYTAISPSETLDHVITIGVPIATSLAFLNSCLNPLLYVFMGKDLKEKVRKSILNLLETAFQEEETHSYTNTKSTDRDKKASNTEEAE, via the coding sequence ATGATGGAGCTCATGACTGCTACCCCTTTCTACGCCATGAACACATCAAACATCACTGGAAGAAACAACTCCTTGGACGAAGAATATGAAGAGAATGACAACAAGGACGAGCACGCCAAGCTGAGAAAGTCCCTCAAAATCATGACTCTCATTATTTTCTGCCTGGCCTTTGTTCTTGGTGTGTTCGGGAATGGAGTGGTTATCTGGGTGACCGGGTTCAAGATGAAGAAAACAATTAACACCGTTTGGTTCCTCAATCTCGCTGTGGCCGACTTCCTCTTCACGGCGTTCCTGCCCCTGGGTGTGACGTACATGGCTCTGGGTAACCACTGGCCTTTTGGCAACTTCATGTGCAGACTAAATGCCCTTGTACTATCCTTGAACATGTTCGCCAGCGTCTACATCCTGGTGGTGATCAGTGtggacaggtgtgtgtctgtggtgtggcCCGTCTGGGCCCAGAACCACCGAAGTGTACGCAAGGCGTCCTGTGTGAGTCTGGGTGTTTGGATACTGGCTCTGATTCTAAGCACTCCATTCTTCATCTTCAGGGACACTGTGTCAAACCCTTACAATAAAGACACCATCTTATGCTTCAACAACTTTACCCTTTCTGACGATAATAAAACACTCTCAGTGAAACAGCTGGGACATTTTCGACATCAGACGATGACCATCACCCGCTTCCTCCTGGGATTCGTCGTCCCCTTCACTGTGATCGTCTCCTGTTATTCTGTGATCATCCATCGTCTCAGGAGGAACCGCACCCTGGCCAGCCAATCGAGTCGCCCATTCAAGATCATCGCTGCCATCATCACCACTTTCTTCCTGTGCTGGGCGCCGTTTTACAGCATGACTGTAATCCAGCTGGTTTATTACACTGCGATCAGCCCGAGTGAAACATTGGACCACGTCATCACTATCGGTGTCCCCATAGCAACCAGCCTGGCCTTTCTCAACAGCTGCCTGAACCCACTGCTGTACGTGTTCATGGGCAAAGATCTCAAGGAAAAAGTCCGCAAGTCGATCCTGAACCTGTTGGAGACAGCCTTCCAGGAGGAAGAGACACACTCTTACACTAACACAAAgtcaacagacagagacaagaaAGCTAGTAATACCGAAGAAGCAGAGTaa